A single Aspergillus puulaauensis MK2 DNA, chromosome 7, nearly complete sequence DNA region contains:
- a CDS encoding uncharacterized protein (COG:G;~EggNog:ENOG410PHCB;~InterPro:IPR020846,IPR011701,IPR036259;~PFAM:PF07690;~TransMembrane:10 (i61-81o101-123i130-152o158-178i190-211o223-245i364-383o389-408i429-448o460-482i);~go_function: GO:0022857 - transmembrane transporter activity [Evidence IEA];~go_process: GO:0055085 - transmembrane transport [Evidence IEA]) produces MSPAKPASPIEVEDASKEKSLEAAPSLEESYMESGLSREDALFLASFSDERRKKCVRKIDWRLCPMLMILYLCAYIDRANIGNAKIEGLLESLDMSGADYNIALAIFFVPYVLFEVPSNILLARFKKPSVYLSILVLGWGTVMTLTGVVQNFSSLCAVRFLLGVFEAGFFPGAVWLISQWYLPHETQTRIAIFYTASALAGAFSGLLAFGLAKMNGVGGYAGWRWIFIIEGAASVLLAGLCYFCLVDSPQLSSRWLDPEEIRFLQLRKQAQRGRVVVDEKANKFDWKTLFKVVTDWHLYLQVLNFWSNAIPNYGLKFTLPQIIKNMGYTSANAQLLSIPPYIAGALSAYLFGLAADKLRWRMPIIVTGQTFSIIGFAILFALAENIESNIPACYFGVVLACIGLYPILPGTNAWTSNNLAGARKHAMGIAFMISIGNTGGLVGSFIYLEKEAPKYPTGFGSSLGFAAAGIAASTVLELRFWYVNRRNARIGRDQIQQMYSAEELQVMGDRSPLFKYML; encoded by the exons ATGTCACCCgccaagccagccagcccGATAGAAGTGGAGGATGCTTCGAAAGAGAAAAGCCTGGAGGCTGCCCCTAGCCTAGAGGAGAGTTATATGGAAAGCGGGCTGAGTCGTGAGGATGCGCTTTTTCTTGCGAGCTTTTCGGATgagcggaggaagaagtgCGTTCGCAAG ATTGATTGGCGCCTGTGCCCTATGCTCATGATACTCTACCTTTGTGCCTATATCGACCGAGCAAATATTG GAAATGCCAAAATCGAAGGCTTGCTAGAGAGTCTGGACATGTCAGGCGCCGACTATAATATCGCGCTGGCAATCTTCTTCGTGCCATATGTACTATTCG AGGTCCCAAGCAATATCCTTCTTGCCAGGTTCAAGAAACCATCCGTTTACCTATCCATTTTGGTACTGGGATGGGGCACTGTCATGACATTGACGGGTGTGGTGCAGAACTTTTCCAGTCTCTGCGCAGTTCGTTTTCTTCTCGGAGTCTTCGA AGCAGGATTCTTCCCAGGCGCGGTCTGGCTGATCAGCCAATGGTATCTACCACACGAGACGCAAACCCGCATCGCAATCTTCTATACCGCAAGCGCACTCGCAGGTGCATTCTCCGGACTCCTCGCCTTCGGTCTCGCCAAGATGAACGGCGTCGGCGGCTACGCCGGGTGGAGATGGATCTTTATCATCGAAGGCGCCGCCAGCGTACTACTAGCAGGTCTCTGCTACTTCTGCCTCGTGGATTCTCCTCAGCTATCCAGCAGATGGCTAGACCCTGAAGAAATCCGCttcctgcagctgcggaAGCAAGCACAAAGAGGACGTGTAGTGGTCGATGAAAAAGCGAACAAATTCGACTGGAAAACGTTATTTAAAGTTGTTACTGACTGGCACTTATACCTGCAAGTCCTGAATTTCTGGTCTAATGCTATACCAAACTATGGATTGAAGTTTACATTGCCGCAGATCATCAAGAATATGGGATATACCTCTGCAAATGCTCAATTACTGTCAATCCCGCCTTATATTGCAGGGGCACTGTCTGCGTACCTGTTTGGCCTCGCTGCAGATAAACTACGCTGGCGCATGCCTATTATCGTCACCGGCCAGACATTCAGTATTATTGGATTCGCTATCTTATTTGCCCTCGCGGAGAATATCGAGAGTAACATCCCGGCATGCTATTTCGGCGTTGTCCTCGCCTGCATCGGGCTCTACCCGATCCTCCCGGGTACAAATGCGTGGACGTCTAATAATCTAGCAGGAGCGCGGAAGCATGCCATGGGCATCGCCTTTATGATTAGTATAGGAAATACGGGTGGTCTCGTTGGCTCATTCATCTATCTTGAAAAGGAAGCGCCGAAATACCCTACTGGGTTTGGAAGCTCACTTGGATTCGCTGCTGCGGGCATCGCTGCCAGTACGGTTCTGGAACTTCGGTTCTGGTATGTGAATAGACGGAATGCGAGGATTGGCAGGGATCAAATCCAGCAGATGTATAGCGCGGAGGAGTTGCAGGTGATGGGAGATCGGTCGCCGTTGTTTAAGTATATGCTTTGA
- a CDS encoding uncharacterized protein (CAZy:CE10;~COG:T;~EggNog:ENOG410PIFQ;~InterPro:IPR002168,IPR019826,IPR002018,IPR029058;~MEROPS:MER0033198;~PFAM:PF00135;~SECRETED:SignalP(1-18);~go_function: GO:0016787 - hydrolase activity [Evidence IEA]), producing MLISRLIHLAAFGTAVSAGDSRWPTSPPVVDLGYEIYQAIETNASTGHYTFSNIRYAAPPIYDLRWREPVPPQTNRSSIQSNSQAITCAQATPSWQIKTAPAVNGYLDSGVVPNVSYANLTSMVQYGQEDCLFLDVHVPKTVFDRAQNGAQVPVLVWIHGGGFTAGSKTSFGSPDTLLDRAAQNSDSVIYVALNYRLAAFGFLAGASFEKEGGLLNAGLFDQRMALQWIQDNIHRFGGDKRQVTVFGESGGGGSIMHHITAGGGAIPALFQRAVPQSPAYFPYRSAMENQNGFESFMGRANVTTLAEARKAPSEILVAANSHSIGETLPYHSPVYGPTPDGNLVLEDPKVHLRRREFDHSVEILVAHNSDEGLVLVPVIHTDAEYRALIKKILTSADSTTIDHIADVLYPPIFDGSKGYTNNYQRAAKTAGDAIIDCNAVSLGLAFGSQGRARSYYFSSYPGIHAQDTPYTFYSPGVQSGYALVETGPINQTVAYVLQDYIASFAVTGEPMSGLDGLGAIPPYTSNGTTVRLDSGGINITSDPALGDRCKWWALGRYN from the exons ATGTTGATATCCAGGCTGATACACCTCGCGGCATTCGGCACTGCTGTCTCTGCAGGAGATTCTCGCTGGCCAACCAGTCCACCAGTTGTCGATCTTGGGTACGAGATTTATCAGGCAATCGAAACCAAC GCAAGTACTGGGCATTATACGTTCTCGAACATCAGATACGCGGCACCCCCCATTTACGATCTGCGTTGGAGAGAACCAGTGCCACCCCAGACGAATCGCTCTTCAATTCAATCCAATTCTCAAGCGATTACCTGCGCTCAAGCGACCCCATCATGGCAAATCAAAACGGCCCCTGCCGTTAACGGTTATCTGGATTCCGGAGTCGTGCCTAATGTCTCGTATGCGAACCTGACGAGCATGGTGCAATATGGCCAGGAGGACTGCTTGTTCCTGGATGTGCATGTGCCAAAGACTGTCTTTGACCGGGCCCAGAACGGTGCTCAGGTTCCAGTTCTTGTGTGGATTCATG GGGGTGGATTTACAGCCGGCTCCAAGACCTCCTTCGGCTCTCCAGATACTCTTCTTGATCGCGCTGCACAAAACTCGGATTCAGTCATCTACGTTGCCTTGAACTACAGACTCGCTGCTTTTGGCTTCCTCGCTGGGGCTTCTTTCGAAAAAGAGGGCGGCTTGCTGAATGCCGGTCTCTTTGATCAACGCATGGCCCTTCAGTGGATCCAGGATAATATCCACCGTTTCGGTGGTGACAAGCGCCAGGTCACTGTCTTTGGGGAATCCGGTGGCGGGGGGTCCATTATGCATCACATCACCGCAGGGGGAGGGGCCATCCCAGCCTTGTTCCAGCGCGCTGTCCCACAGTCACCGGCATATTTCCCGTACCGCTCGGCGATGGAGAACCAGAATGGATTCGAGTCATTCATGGGCCGTGCCAATGTCACTACTCTGGCTGAAGCTCGCAAAGCCCCATCAGAGATCTTAGTTGCAGCGAACTCTCACTCCATCGGCGAAACCTTACCCTATCACTCACCCGTATACGGCCCAACCCCAGACGGGAACCTGGTCCTCGAAGACCCCAAGGtccatcttcgacgacgcGAGTTCGACCACTCAGTCGAGATCCTGGTCGCCCATAATTCAGACGAAGGTCTCGTCTTGGTTCCAGTCATCCATACCGACGCCGAATACAGGGCTCTGATCAAAAAAATACTGACCAGCGCTGACTCGACGACAATCGACCATATCGCAGACGTCCTCTACCCGCCCATCTTCGACGGATCCAAAGGCTACACGAACAACTACCAACGCGCAGCCAAAACAGCCGGCGACGCCATCATCGACTGTAATGCCGTGTCCCTAGGTCTAGCCTTTGGCTCCCAGGGACGGGCACGGTCGTATTATTTCTCTTCCTACCCTGGCATCCACGCGCAGGACACGCCTTATACCTTCTACAGCCCGGGTGTGCAGTCCGGGTATGCGCTTGTTGAGACCGGGCCCATCAACCAGACTGTTGCGTATGTGCTGCAGGACTACATTGCGAGCTTTGCCGTGACCGGCGAGCCCATGAGCGGGCTGGATGGTTTAGGAGCAATTCCGCCGTATACGTCGAATGGGACGACGGTCCGTTTGGACTCGGGGGGAATTAATATCACTAGTGATCCGGCGCTAGGTGACCGTTGCAAATGGTGGGCGTTGGGAAGGTATAATTAA
- a CDS encoding RTA1 domain-containing protein (COG:S;~EggNog:ENOG410PVS1;~InterPro:IPR007568;~PFAM:PF04479;~TransMembrane:7 (o20-38i45-64o84-107i119-142o154-178i199-217o237-254i);~go_component: GO:0016021 - integral component of membrane [Evidence IEA]) translates to MTELQTYKGFYLWHYVPSRVAAVIFLLLFLAATAFHSWKTWKHKTYFCICFALGCFFEFIGYCARTSAHNKTGKMMPFCIQNVFILLGPALFAASIYMVLGRVIVAVKGARHSLIPVKWLTKIFVAGDVVSFLIQGGAAGMMVSTDLASLGNKLVVVGLVVQVVMFGLFVVTAVIFQVRMSRDGGAGLEVFSGNFRWRFHLRTLYLVSLLVMVRSVFRVVEFVMGNDGYLLQNEWPLYVFDAALMGLVVVVFGIRYPSDVNPYSHVHERVALGEVHQV, encoded by the exons ATGACGGAACTCCAAACATACAAAGGCTTCTACCTGTGGCACTACGTCCCCTCGCGCGTCGCCGCGGtgatcttcctcctcctcttcctagCCGCAACAGCATTCCACTCGTGGAAGACCTGGAAACACAAGACCTATTTCTGCATCTGCTTTGCCCTCGGCTGTTTTT TCGAATTTATAGGCTACTGCGCGCGCACCTCCGCGCATAATAAGACCGGAAAAATGATGCCCTTCTGTATCCAGAATGTCTTTATCCTGCTTGGACCCGCCCTCTTTGCAGCGTCTATATACATGGTCCTCGGGCGGGTCATCGTCGCTGTAAAGGGCGCGCGCCACTCTCTCATCCCCGTGAAATGGCTGACCAAGATCTTTGTCGCGGGCGACGTAgtctccttcctcatccagggTGGCGCGGCGGGGATGATGGTCTCGACGGATCTGGCGAGTTTGGGGAATAAGCTTGtggtggttgggttggtggtgCAGGTGGTGATGTTTGGGCTGTTTGTGGTTACGGCGGTGATCTTTCAGGTGCGGATGAGCCGGGATGGTGGTGCTGGGTTGGAGGTGTTCTCTGGTAATTTTAGGTGGAGGTTCCATCTCCGGACGCTTTATCTTGTCAGTTTGCTGGTTATGGTGCGGTCTGTGTTTCGCGTCGTGGAGTTTGTGATGGGGAATGATGGGTATTTGCTGCAGAACGAGTGGCCGCTGTATGTGTTTGACGCGGCGCTGATGGGGCTTGTGGTCGTTGTATTTGGGATCCGGTATCCGAGTGATGTTAATCCCTATTCGCATGTCCATGAAAGGGTGGCGCTGGGCGAGGTTCACCAGGTCTAG
- a CDS encoding Zn(II)2Cys6 transcription factor domain-containing protein (COG:S;~EggNog:ENOG410PWZR;~InterPro:IPR036864,IPR001138;~PFAM:PF00172;~go_function: GO:0000981 - DNA-binding transcription factor activity, RNA polymerase II-specific [Evidence IEA];~go_function: GO:0008270 - zinc ion binding [Evidence IEA];~go_process: GO:0006355 - regulation of transcription, DNA-templated [Evidence IEA]) yields the protein MQFSVVVDMGRRQHKKSRAGCIECKRRHVKCDEKRPICSHCISSERLCEYAPVRFQDMQPASTSRKRTRSIESPVSGSSVDSSPLTQLDPPVNMLHAELFYHLSTETLPSLSMDGSSMSILPTEVINYGLAAPYLLNELMALAALHLAILRESQRDFYRHHSTELQNHALRIFHGTEIDASGKPSVPAFLFSSILGLHLLCDTLVFRDQDFQSFLDRFVHYLRIHRGVRTVIGGNWSQLKQTPGLKSVLAEGEASLQMQNNDTEAAAVCRGLLARIRAAKLGPAITATYEQAIEALQQSMNAGQGGAPTDTRHVVAWSVMISVEFADMLVHRRPEALVILAHYAVLLHSCRDMWMFCDGGRFLIEPIDQYLGPEWAEWLEWPRHVLKESTSGRLATGTE from the exons ATGCAATTCAGCGTTGTCGTAGACATGGGGAGGAGACAGCATAAAAAATCACGAGCTGGCTGCATTGAGTGTAAGCGTCGCCACGTCAAG TGCGACGAGAAGCGGCCAATATGCTCCCACTGCATTTCCTCCGAGCGGCTATGCGAATACGCGCCAGTGAGGTTCCAAGACATGCAACCAGCCAGCACGAGCAGAAAGCGAACTCGGTCGATTGAATCACCAGTGTCCGGCTCATCCGTCGACTCTTCCCCTCTTACACAACTAGATCCGCCTGTGAACATGCTGCATGCCGAGCTGTTCTACCATCTGTCCACAGAAACTTTACCCTCGCTTTCCATGGATGGCAGCAGCATGTCCATTTTGCCCACCGAGGTGATCAATTATGGCCTAGCTGCCCCCTATCTTCTGAATGAACTCATGGCGCTGGCCGCCTTACACCTTGCTATCCTTCGCGAGAGCCAGAGAGACTTCTACCGCCATCATTCCACTGAACTCCAGAATCACGCACTGCGGATCTTCCACGGGACCGAGATAGATGCCAGCGGGAAACCGTCTGTCCCGgcgtttctcttctcctccatccttggcctccatctcctttgcGACACTCTAGTTTTCCGAGACCAGGACTTTCAGAGTTTCCTAGACCGTTTCGTCCACTACCTGCGCATCCACCGTGGTGTGCGTACTGTTATTGGAGGAAACTGGAGTCAATTGAAACAGACGCCTGGACTCAAGTCTGTCCTGGCTGAGGGCGAGGCAAgcctgcagatgcagaacaATGACaccgaagcagcagcggtaTGCAGAGGCCTTTTGGCACGCATCAGAGCGGCGAAACTGGGCCCAGCGATCACGGCAACCTACGAGCAAGCTATTGAAGCGCTGCAACAATCCATGAACGCAGGACAGGGCGGTGCGCCCACCGATACGAGACATGTCGTTGCCTGGTCAGTAATGATTTCCGTGGAGTTTGCCGATATGCTTGTCCATCGGCGACCCGAGGCTCTTGTGATTCTAGCGCATTATGCAGTTCTTCTACACTCGTGCCGAGACATGTGGATGTTCTGCGATGGGGGGCGGTTTTTGATTGAACCAATCGACCAGTACCTAGGGCCTGAGTGGGCGGAGTGGCTAGAGTGGCCGCGTCATGTTTTGAAGGAATCAACCTCAGGCCGTTTAGCTACTGGTACGGAGTAA